Proteins encoded together in one Coffea arabica cultivar ET-39 chromosome 2c, Coffea Arabica ET-39 HiFi, whole genome shotgun sequence window:
- the LOC113727645 gene encoding putative protease Do-like 14, with amino-acid sequence MRYLLRKVPFSDRNRRSLLRILALGSVGSGLFFLKDGTDSRSSVSISVPVHESLSWQWRNLQEQTPNPAFVSSDQNVQHRILPLCLSRTGADPSWDVKKEFSKGTGDGEKGFNQSSDIKKEATGDVGDVPKHSCNCLGQDTIANAAAKIGPAVVNLSVLQGFHGIAVGKSIGSGTIIDADGTILTCAHVVVDFQGLRSLSKGKVDVTLQDGRTYEGTVVNADLQSDIAIVKIKSKTPLPTAKLGSSNKLRPGDWVVALGCPLTLQNTVTAGIVSCVDRKSSDLGLGGMRRDYLQTDCAINEGNSGGPLVNVNGEVVGVNIMKVSGAHGLSFAVPVDAVCKIIEHFKTKGRVVRPWLGLKMIDLNEMIVAQLKEKDAALPNVTRGILVPMVTPGSPADRAGFLPGDIVVEFDGKSVTMIKEIIEIMGDKVGKPLEVVVKRAKDKTVTLTVIPEEANPDM; translated from the exons ATGAGATATCTTCTG AGAAAAGTTCCCTTTTCTGATAGAAATAGAAGGTCTCTCCTGCGGATACTGGCATTAGGCTCAGTTGGGTCTGGATTATTCTTCTTGAAAGATGGAACGGATTCGA GGTCATCAGTATCCATATCGGTTCCTGTACATGAGTCTTTGAGTTGGCAGTGGAGGAATTTGCAAGAACAAACTCCTAATCCAGCTTTTGTTTCCTCGGATCAGAATGTGCAGCATC GAATTCTTCCATTATGTTTATCTAGAACTGGCGCGGACCCATCATGGGATGTGAAGAAGGAATTTTCGAAGGGAACTGGGGATGGTGAGAAAGGTTTTAATCAATCATCGGATATAAAGAAAGAAGCTACTGGGGATGTTGGGGATGTTCCGAAGCATTCTTGTAATTGTTTGGGACAAGATACCATAGCTAATGCGGCTGCTAAGATTGGGCCTGCTGTTGTCAATTTATCAGTTCTTCAGG GTTTCCATGGGATAGCAGTTGGAAAGAGTATAGGATCTGGAACCATAATAGATGCTGATGGCACCATCTTAACCTGTGCGCATGTGGTTGTTGATTTTCAAGGGCTGCGCTCTTTGTCAAAAGGGAAG GTTGATGTGACTTTGCAAGATGGTCGGACATATGAGGGAACAGTGGTGAATGCTGATCTACAATCTGATATAGCAATTGTCAAGATCAAGTCTAAAACACCTTTGCCAACAGCAAAACTGGGTTCTTCAAATAAGCTTAGGCCAGGTGATTGGGTAGTTGCCTTGGGTTGTCCTCTCACTCTCCAAAATACTGTTACAGCTGGTATTGTAAG TTGTGTTGATCGTAAAAGCAGTGATTTGGGTCTTGGAGGAATGCGAAGAGACTACTTACAGACTGATTGTGCAATCAATGAG GGCAATTCTGGTGGACCTCTTGTAAATGTCAATGGAGAAGTAGTTGGTGTTAATATCATGAAAGTATCGGGAGCTCATGGATTAAGCTTTGCTGTTCCAGTCGATGCTGTCTGCAAGATAATAGAGCACTTCAAGACAAAAGG gaGGGTTGTACGACCTTGGCTGGGTTTAAAAATGATTGATCTCAATGAGATGATTGTTGCTCAACTTAAGGAAAAAGATGCTGCATTACCAAATGTCACAAGGGGTATTCTTGTACCAATG GTAACTCCGGGATCACCTGCTGATCGTGCTGGATTTCTTCCAGGTGATATTGTAGTGGAATTTGATGGAAAGAGTGTTACAATGATTAAGGAG ATCATTGAAATCATGGGAGACAAAGTTGGAAAGCCTTTGGAGGTGGTTGTGAAAAGAGCAAAGGATAAAACTGTTACTTTGACTGTGATTCCGGAGGAAGCTAACCCAGACATGTGA